A section of the Bacteroidota bacterium genome encodes:
- a CDS encoding T9SS type A sorting domain-containing protein, with amino-acid sequence MQPFFLILLFVLLSTISNSQQTASSICTPSTTAYCCGFGIINVSFNTINNTTAGGSDGYKDYSSTITTSVYAGATYSISVNVSGGNPGKQNVRAWIDYNNNNLLDSINELVFSANSVLTATGAITIPASAIKNIPLRLRISADYDFASPPTPCKNITYGQAEDYGIIILNNPLPPNTAFVANDTLTCSGVVSFTDISSNVPTTWLWNFGDGGTSSQQNPIHTYTTSGNYTVKLTTTNGNGSDKDSILNYIQVTLGNGPIAASCSPSTLGYCCQYGITKFKLNTINYTSLDATEGYKDNSCDLQTTLQKNTTYTVQVSTGTLNPHDVKIYIDYNNDGLFTGTNELVFSALNQNSPSGNILISSSAAILNTPLRLRAMADYAGSGYTSCTNLTYGQAEDYTVIITSANSMTENEQEDQLQVFPNPATDMLTILVPNGIEITNLELVDLFGNELINIKTLETPVRINTSAIANGYYFLRAQTATNSITKKIVIAK; translated from the coding sequence ATGCAACCATTCTTTCTAATACTACTATTTGTCCTTTTAAGCACTATTTCTAATTCTCAGCAAACTGCGTCCAGCATTTGTACTCCAAGCACAACGGCTTATTGCTGCGGATTTGGGATTATAAACGTATCGTTTAACACCATAAACAATACAACTGCAGGAGGTTCTGATGGATACAAAGATTACAGCTCCACCATAACTACCTCAGTTTATGCCGGTGCAACCTACTCCATTTCTGTGAATGTAAGTGGCGGAAATCCGGGCAAACAAAACGTGAGAGCGTGGATTGATTACAACAACAACAATCTTCTAGATAGCATTAACGAACTTGTTTTCTCCGCAAATTCTGTACTTACCGCCACAGGAGCCATCACGATTCCGGCTAGCGCAATTAAAAACATTCCGCTTCGACTGCGCATTTCGGCCGATTATGATTTCGCATCTCCACCCACACCTTGTAAAAACATAACATACGGGCAAGCCGAAGATTATGGAATTATTATTTTAAATAATCCGTTACCTCCCAATACCGCCTTTGTTGCAAATGACACGCTTACTTGTTCGGGAGTAGTTTCTTTTACAGATATTTCCAGCAATGTGCCCACTACATGGCTATGGAATTTTGGAGATGGAGGTACTAGCTCGCAACAAAACCCAATACATACTTATACTACAAGCGGCAATTACACCGTAAAACTAACCACCACCAATGGCAACGGCAGCGACAAAGATTCCATTTTAAACTATATACAAGTTACATTAGGAAATGGCCCAATTGCAGCATCGTGCAGCCCAAGTACATTGGGTTATTGCTGTCAGTACGGAATTACAAAGTTTAAGTTAAACACTATTAACTACACTTCGCTTGATGCCACTGAAGGCTACAAAGACAACAGTTGTGACCTACAAACTACATTACAAAAAAACACAACCTACACCGTGCAAGTAAGTACAGGTACGTTAAACCCACACGATGTAAAAATCTATATTGACTATAACAATGACGGACTATTTACCGGAACCAACGAATTAGTTTTTTCAGCGTTGAATCAAAACAGCCCGAGTGGGAATATTCTTATTTCTAGTAGTGCCGCTATTCTTAACACGCCATTGCGCTTGCGAGCTATGGCAGATTATGCAGGAAGTGGATATACTTCGTGCACTAATTTAACATATGGTCAAGCAGAAGATTATACGGTAATTATAACATCGGCAAATAGTATGACAGAAAACGAACAAGAAGATCAATTACAAGTATTCCCAAATCCTGCCACTGATATGCTAACTATTTTAGTACCGAATGGAATAGAGATTACTAATTTAGAATTAGTTGATTTATTTGGCAATGAACTAATAAACATAAAAACCTTGGAAACACCTGTAAGAATTAACACATCAGCCATTGCAAATGGGTATTATTTTCTTCGTGCACAAACTGCAACTAATTCGATAACCAAGAAAATTGTAATTGCCAAATGA